A window of Primulina tabacum isolate GXHZ01 chromosome 4, ASM2559414v2, whole genome shotgun sequence contains these coding sequences:
- the LOC142542148 gene encoding ABC transporter B family member 26, chloroplastic, translating into MALTICNLQPLLVFPLRQRKIPSKVRFIRAHVNPEKSRIQLFSSYKTYHCIFRVKSASVNGYPISSDDSKSSQEYARVALSDKLKNWIKLVREIFPGGEWWRLSSEEIDLGLSSKPVTVLRALQKMWELIAQDRWVVYTAFATLIVAALSEISIPHYLTASIFSAESSKTALFHQNVRLLVMLCIMAGVCSGIRGCMFGIANMILVKRLRERVYSTLLLQDTSFFDSETVGGLTSRLGSDCQQVSRVIGNDLNLILRNVLQGTGALIYLLILSLPLGLFVLGICASLLSIMLVYGMYQKKSAKLIQEFTASANEVAQETFSLMRTIRVYGTEKLEFGRYQKWLEKLADISLRQSAAYGVWNFSFNTLYHSTQVIAVLIGGMSIIAGHITAEQLTKFVLYSEWLIYSTWWIGDNLSSLMQSVGASEKVFQLMDLSPSDQFTAEGSKLQKLKGQVEFSDVTFYYPSRTSVSVLQDFNLVLHPGEVVAIVGLSGSGKSTIVNLLLRLYEPTKGQILIDGYPLKGLNIKWLRERIGYVGQEPRLFRMDVSSNIRYGCPRSISQQDVEWAAKQASAHEFILSLPNGYQTLVDDDLLSGGQKQRIAIARAVLRDPGILILDEATSALDAESEHNVKGILRSVQSGQETKRTVVIIAHRLSTIQAADRIIVMDGGKIVEMGNHLELLQRDGLYARLIRRQADAVA; encoded by the exons ATGGCCCTCACAATATGCAATCTTCAACCCCTTCTCGTGTTTCCACTCCGACAAAGAAAAATCCCTTCAAAAGTTCGATTTATAAGAGCCCACGTCAACCCAGAAAAGTCCCGAATCCAGTTGTTTTCTTCTTACAAAACTTACCATTGCATTTTCCGGGTAAAATCAGCTTCAGTAAACGGGTACCCTATTAGCAGTGATGACAGTAAATCATCCCAAGAGTATGCACGAGTAGCTTTGAGCGATAAATTGAAGAATTGGATTAAACTTGTGAGAGAAATTTTTCCCGGTGGAGAGTGGTGGAGGCTCTCTAGCGAGGAGATTGATCTTGGGCTTTCGTCTAAACCGGTGACAGTTTTACGGGCTCTTCAGAAAATGTGGGAGTTGATAGCCCAGGATCGATGGGTTGTTTATACGGCTTTTGCCACACTCATTGTTGCAGCT CTTTCAGAGATATCCATTCCACATTACCTGACCGCATCAATCTTTTCTGCTGAGAGTAGTAAAACTGCCCTGTTCCATCAGAATGTGCGCCTACTGGTTATGCTATGTATTATGGCAGGAGTATGCAG TGGCATACGTGGTTGCATGTTTGGCATTGCGAATATGATCCTA GTAAAGCGACTGAGGGAAAGAGTATACTCCACCCTTCTTCTTCAG GATACATCATTTTTTGATTCAGAAACAGTAGGTGGTTTGACGAGTAGGCTTGGGTCTGACTGCCAACAAGTTTCTCGCGTCATAGGAAATGACCTAAATCTCATATTGCGGAATGTACTTCAG GGGACCGGCGCTTTGATCTACCTGTTGATTCTGTCACTGCCACTTGGATTATTTGTATTGGGCATTTGTGCCTCACTCTTGAGCATCATGCTTGTATATGGCAT GTATCAGAAGAAATCTGCTAAGTTAATTCAAGAGTTCACGGCTTCTGCCAATGAA GTTGCGCAAGAGACATTTTCTTTAATGAGAACCATTCGAGTTTACGGAACAGAGAAACTAGAATTTGGAAG ATATCAAAAATGGTTGGAGAAACTAGCTGATATTAGCTTACGACAAAGTGCTGCTTATGGGGTTTGGAACTTCAGCTTCAACACGCTGTATCACTCAACACAG GTTATTGCTGTGCTGATAGGAGGAATGTCTATTATTGCTGGTCATATTACGGCGGAGCAGCTTACAAAGTTCGTATTGTACAGTGAATGGCTAATCTATTCGACATGGTGGATTGGAGACAATTTATCGTCATTGATGCAGTCCGTAGGAGCAAGCGAAAAAGTTTTTCAATTGATGGATCTTTCACCTAGCGATCAGTTTACTGCAGAAG GATCAAAGTTGCAAAAGTTGAAGGGACAAGTTGAATTTAGTGATGTGACCTTTTACTATCCATCAAGAACCTCG GTTTCTGTACTGCAAGATTTCAACCTAGTGCTGCATCCTGGGGAAGTAGTTGCTATT GTCGGCCTCAGTGGTAGTGGAAAGAGCACTATAGTGAACCTTCTACTTCGTCTTTATGAACCTACCAAGGGTCAG ATACTGATTGATGGCTACCCTCTGAAAGGACTGAACATCAAGTGGCTGAGAGAAAGAATCGGATACGTTGGACAG GAACCTCGCCTCTTCCGTATGGATGTCAGTTCAAATATAAGATATGGATGTCCCCGAAGTATTAGCCAGCAGGACGTGGAATGGGCAGCTAAGCAAGCCTCCGCCCACGAATTCATCTTGTCTCTTCCTAATGGTTACCAAACACTCGTCGATGATGATTTGCTCAGTGGGGGACAAAAGCAACGAATTGCAATTGCTAGGGCCGTTCTTAGAGATCCTGGTATCTTGATTCTTGATGAAGCTACTAGTGCATTGGATGCTGAAAGCGAGCACAATGTTAAG GGGATTCTCCGATCAGTACAAAGTGGACAAGAAACCAAGAGAACGGTTGTCATAATTGCTCATAG
- the LOC142542149 gene encoding uncharacterized protein LOC142542149: MAAAITPPKLQPQDNHKAIEHQEKRIEDVLSFPILLSDKIHESVKEAKFFKFECSEVGKQVERLCQMLRSAARLATSNAAGSTFYDRPLRRITDDVSKNLEKSRTLVNKCRRRNILRRVMTIVSAADFRKLLNLLDSSVADMRWVLSIVDGGIVLTLPPIASNDPILSWVWSFISALYVGQLQDKIEAANELASLARDNDRNKQMIVDERGLLPLLKLLKDSSSEEGQIAAATALYHLADNADRVQVIASELGTLAIVQVLSESPMRVQTRVAKLVARMAENSLLVREGFAEENVIRPLVTILAFDLFVDDSKLKFGKQSIHSIVQINQECEKNNIYKPGIGSSPLHNHYSVRGNHHKERENEKPEVKLKLKISCAEALWMLARGSVLNSRRISETKGLLCLAKLVETEEGELLSNCLMTIMEITAAAESNADLRRSTFKTNSPAAKAVVDQLLKVINNADQPTLQFAAIRAIGYLARTFPARETRVIGPLVIQLSHKNQDVATEAVISLVKFVSSENFLCVEHSKTIIEFRGVPPLMRLLRGDGRTRLHGLILLCYLAIHAGKSEDLERLGVLNVLEGVDRVFVVHHPELRELISQAIYHLSVFHQSHSGVLNTRQF, translated from the coding sequence ATGGCGGCTGCAATAACCCCTCCAAAACTACAACCCCAAGATAACCACAAAGCAATCGAGCATCAAGAAAAGCGGATCGAAGATGTCTTGTCGTTCCCGATCCTTCTATCCGATAAGATTCACGAATCAGTTAAGGAAGCAAAGTTCTTCAAATTCGAGTGCTCCGAGGTTGGAAAACAAGTCGAACGTCTCTGCCAGATGCTCCGCTCGGCCGCCCGTCTCGCCACCTCCAACGCCGCCGGAAGCACCTTCTATGACCGACCCCTCCGGCGCATCACAGATGACGTGTCCaagaatcttgaaaaatcaagaACCCTAGTCAACAAATGCCGGAGGCGGAATATCCTCCGCCGCGTCATGACAATAGTCTCCGCCGCTGATTTTCGGAAGTTGCTCAATCTTCTGGACTCATCTGTTGCTGATATGAGGTGGGTTTTGAGCATAGTTGACGGAGGTATTGTTCTTACATTGCCTCCCATTGCTAGTAACGATCCTATACTTTCTTGGGTTTGGTCATTTATTTCCGCGTTGTATGTGGGACAATTGCAAGATAAAATCGAAGCTGCCAATGAATTAGCTTCTTTAGCTAGGGATAATGATAGAAATAAACAGATGATAGTTGATGAAAGGGGACTTCTGCCTTTACTAAAGCTCTTGAAAGATAGCTCCTCAGAAGAAGGCCAAATTGCAGCAGCCACCGCACTTTATCATCTAGCTGATAATGCTGATAGGGTCCAAGTTATCGCCAGTGAGTTAGGAACTCTCGCAATCGTTCAAGTTTTAAGCGAGTCACCAATGAGGGTTCAAACAAGGGTGGCGAAGTTAGTGGCGAGAATGGCTGAAAACTCCCTTCTTGTTCGGGAAGGTTTTGCTGAGGAGAACGTGATTAGGCCGCTTGTGACGATTTTAGCATTTGATTTATTCGTTGATGATTCTAAGCTCAAATTCGGGAAACAAAGTATTCATTCTATTGTTCAGATTAACCAAGAATGTGAAAAGAATAATATATACAAGCCAGGGATTGGATCATCGCCTTTGCATAATCATTACTCGGTTAGAGGTAATCATCACAAGGAGAGGGAGAATGAGAAGCCAGAGGTGAAACTTAAGCTTAAAATTAGTTGTGCAGAGGCATTATGGATGTTGGCAAGGGGGAGCGTGTTAAATAGTCGGAGGATCTCAGAGACTAAAGGGTTGCTTTGTTTGGCTAAGCTTGTTGAGACGGAAGAGGGGGAGCTGTTGAGCAATTGCTTGATGACAATAATGGAGATAACTGCTGCGGCTGAATCTAATGCAGACCTCAGAAGATCGactttcaaaacaaattccccAGCTGCTAAGGCAGTTGTGGACCAGCTTCTAAAGGTGATTAACAATGCTGATCAGCCAACGTTGCAATTTGCAGCTATACGGGCTATAGGTTACTTGGCTCGAACATTTCCAGCCAGGGAGACAAGGGTCATTGGTCCCTTAGTCATACAACTTAGCCACAAGAATCAGGACGTGGCTACAGAAGCCGTTATTTCACTTGTGAAGTTTGTGTCTTCCGAGAATTTTCTTTGTGTAGAACATTCTAAGACAATTATCGAATTTAGAGGCGTTCCTCCTCTAATGAGATTGTTGAGGGGAGATGGAAGGACACGGTTGCATGGTCTAATTCTTCTCTGTTATCTTGCGATTCATGCTGGAAAGAGTGAAGATTTGGAGAGATTGGGGGTACTTAATGTTTTGGAGGGGGTGGACCGAGTATTTGTTGTTCATCATCCTGAATTGAGAGAACTGATATCCCAGGCAATATACCATCTAAGTGTGTTTCACCAGTCCCACTCTGGTGTGCTTAATACAAGGCAGTTTTAG
- the LOC142542150 gene encoding F-box protein At1g70590-like isoform X2 has product MKQKTWPCKSDSPHFIALPFLKKPQTSSNFTKSYKIYLSYFTSKPNPSSSLFKSPDFSDLPYDVLARITAFPDLRAASLVCRAWRDALKPLREAMVFLKWGKRFKHGRWGMKANLSKALDSFLKGAARGSTLALVDAGLIYWELGRREEGISWYRRAAELGDPAGQCNLALSYLQGRGDAEGCGVPRAGNEVWREGCSSCEKHYTSATFCIVIQ; this is encoded by the exons ATGAAGCAGAAGACATGGCCATGCAAATCAGACAGCCCTCACTTCATAGCTCTCCCTTTCTTAAAAAAACCTCAAACTTCATCAAATTTCACCAAGTCCTACAAAATCTACCTCTCATACTTCACTTCCAAACCGAACCCGTCATCTTCCTTGTTCAAAAGCCCCGATTTTTCCGACCTCCCTTATGATGTTCTTGCGAGAATTACGGCGTTTCCGGACCTGAGGGCTGCTTCCCTTGTTTGCAGAGCGTGGAGGGACGCGCTTAAGCCCTTGCGCGAGGCGATGGTATTCTTGAAATGGGGGAAGAGGTTCAAGCATGGACGTTGGGGGATGAAGGCAAATTTGAGCAAGGCTTTGGATTCTTTCTTGAAAGGTGCGGCGCGTGGCTCCACGCTTGCTTTGGTTGATGCGGGGCTGATTTATTGGGAATTGGGGAGAAGGGAGGAGGGGATTTCTTGGTATAGAAGAGCAGCCGAGCTTGGGGATCCAGCTGGACAGTGTAATTTGGCTCTTTCGTATTTGCAAG GAAGGGGAGATGCTGAAGGCTGTGGTGTACCTAGAGCTGGCAACGAGGTCTGGCGAGAGGGCTGCAGCTCATGTGAAAAACATTATACTTCAGCAACTTTCTGCATCGTCATTCAATAG
- the LOC142542150 gene encoding F-box protein At1g70590-like isoform X1: protein MKQKTWPCKSDSPHFIALPFLKKPQTSSNFTKSYKIYLSYFTSKPNPSSSLFKSPDFSDLPYDVLARITAFPDLRAASLVCRAWRDALKPLREAMVFLKWGKRFKHGRWGMKANLSKALDSFLKGAARGSTLALVDAGLIYWELGRREEGISWYRRAAELGDPAGQCNLALSYLQGYFWLEGSKSGLKEAMPLPVFPWKKMDEKGENQMDLPPSLPAIFSLSNMRS from the exons ATGAAGCAGAAGACATGGCCATGCAAATCAGACAGCCCTCACTTCATAGCTCTCCCTTTCTTAAAAAAACCTCAAACTTCATCAAATTTCACCAAGTCCTACAAAATCTACCTCTCATACTTCACTTCCAAACCGAACCCGTCATCTTCCTTGTTCAAAAGCCCCGATTTTTCCGACCTCCCTTATGATGTTCTTGCGAGAATTACGGCGTTTCCGGACCTGAGGGCTGCTTCCCTTGTTTGCAGAGCGTGGAGGGACGCGCTTAAGCCCTTGCGCGAGGCGATGGTATTCTTGAAATGGGGGAAGAGGTTCAAGCATGGACGTTGGGGGATGAAGGCAAATTTGAGCAAGGCTTTGGATTCTTTCTTGAAAGGTGCGGCGCGTGGCTCCACGCTTGCTTTGGTTGATGCGGGGCTGATTTATTGGGAATTGGGGAGAAGGGAGGAGGGGATTTCTTGGTATAGAAGAGCAGCCGAGCTTGGGGATCCAGCTGGACAGTGTAATTTGGCTCTTTCGTATTTGCAAG GGTATTTTTGGTTGGAGGGGTCAAAAAGTGGATTGAAGGAGGCTATGCCTTTACCTGTGTTTCCTTGGAAGAAAATGGACGAAAAAGGGGAAAACCAAATGGACTTGCCTCCCTCTTTACCAGCAATTTTCAGCCTTTCAAATATGCGGAGTTGA